A section of the Lycium ferocissimum isolate CSIRO_LF1 unplaced genomic scaffold, AGI_CSIRO_Lferr_CH_V1 ctg19277, whole genome shotgun sequence genome encodes:
- the LOC132042933 gene encoding TPD1 protein homolog 1-like encodes MGKVCPGDKRRTNAGMQTNHALRLVKEGDAIQEGHSDAIACSKSSIQVRQGPSGSTPNGIPMYLVEITNTCSRSCSGIHFSCGEFSSARLVNPKIFRRLRVNDCLVNDGAPLKSGLTLSFQYVTTFEYPLAVTSATC; translated from the coding sequence GGATGCAAACTAATCACGCATTGAGACTAGTAAAGGAAGGTGATGCTATTCAAGAAGGTCACAGTGATGCCATTGCATGCTCAAAATCCAGCATCCAAGTACGCCAAGGTCCCTCAGGGTCGACACCTAATGGCATTCCGATGTACCTTGTTGAGATCACAAACACGTGCTCAAGAAGTTGTAGTGGCATTCACTTCTCCTGTGGTGAATTCTCCTCAGCAAGACTTGTAAACCCTAAGATTTTCAGGAGACTCAGAGTTAATGACTGCCTTGTCAATGATGGGGCGCCCCTCAAATCTGGACTAACACTTAGTTTTCAATATGTCACTACATTTGAATATCCTCTTGCTGTTACTTCGGCTACCTGCTAG